One Roseimaritima multifibrata DNA window includes the following coding sequences:
- a CDS encoding Lpg1974 family pore-forming outer membrane protein, with amino-acid sequence MTNNIRHGVLLGFLITTCVSASAESPAALDQPLIQQQSHLAYEECAPVSCSPPWAHRSGLYGELLVLRARDAEISYALPVNGNVPQGDVGILDPEADLGFRVGLTKALDHRSSFSLAYTGYSSNQSDRVDVNAPFSLAKLLVHPNELNAAANVPTAFGSYDIDFQLADLDYRFVVLSNACTAANFTIGARYGRLDQDMSVVYTGAGLTETVTTDIEFNGAGLRLGADIEHHLRRGTFLYGKTNASLLAGKFDASYLHSSNVDPIRVSSGWDAGRMVSMLDLEVGAGWQHCCGLRVTAGYMFNSWMGTVKTEDWIGAVQNNAGNYRDLSDDFTFDGFVTRFEYRF; translated from the coding sequence ATGACCAACAATATTCGCCATGGAGTGCTGCTTGGCTTTCTAATAACCACCTGCGTTTCCGCCTCCGCGGAATCCCCAGCCGCGTTGGATCAGCCACTTATCCAGCAGCAGAGTCATTTAGCGTACGAAGAGTGCGCGCCCGTTTCATGCAGTCCACCGTGGGCACACCGCAGCGGTCTGTACGGTGAACTGTTAGTCCTTCGCGCCCGTGACGCCGAAATCTCCTACGCTTTGCCGGTCAATGGCAACGTACCCCAAGGCGACGTGGGGATTCTGGACCCAGAAGCCGACCTAGGGTTTCGCGTTGGGTTGACCAAGGCACTGGATCACCGCAGCAGTTTCTCGTTGGCTTACACGGGCTACAGCAGCAACCAATCCGATCGAGTCGATGTGAACGCTCCCTTTTCGCTTGCCAAGCTGTTGGTTCATCCGAACGAATTGAATGCCGCCGCCAATGTTCCGACAGCCTTTGGAAGCTACGACATCGATTTCCAGCTTGCCGATTTGGATTATCGATTTGTCGTCTTATCAAACGCGTGCACCGCGGCGAACTTCACGATCGGTGCCCGATATGGTCGTTTAGATCAAGACATGAGCGTTGTCTATACAGGCGCGGGATTGACCGAAACCGTGACAACCGACATCGAATTCAACGGTGCCGGTCTTCGCTTGGGTGCCGACATCGAGCATCACTTGCGCCGCGGTACGTTCCTTTACGGCAAAACAAACGCCAGCTTGCTGGCTGGCAAATTCGACGCTTCCTACCTGCACTCAAGCAACGTTGACCCGATTCGAGTTTCTTCCGGATGGGATGCAGGCCGCATGGTTTCAATGCTCGATCTGGAAGTCGGAGCAGGCTGGCAGCATTGCTGTGGACTGCGAGTCACGGCGGGCTACATGTTCAACTCGTGGATGGGAACCGTCAAGACAGAGGATTGGATCGGAGCCGTACAAAACAACGCGGGCAACTACCGTGATCTCAGTGATGACTTCACGTTTGACGGTTTCGTGACTCGCTTCGAGTACCGCTTCTAA
- a CDS encoding dockerin type I domain-containing protein: MKNNNRRRNRIHLSSAEKQRRAIRRRRESKLRFETLEDRRLLATFAEAGAILNLELEAGESVGIVANANTYELTITGGTGNWTGSNSGNVTGAGSNPLTVTAAGQIQFDTINITDAGTNANTSVTFDGGVGDYTDAFSIALTDALAGNITFAANSNFDTADGILTAQTTAAITVNAGVGVTQTNGTLSLSAGTSITAPGIDNGIADITAPTISLAAGGTAAIGNSAANRVEVDAGTLNATTVGNHIWLADTAGGVALGNLDAGSAMILLDVNGPITDGNGPAVNLTAGNGVNLTTTGPGSAIGTVGDPIETAIGALSATTNDGGIFVADSNAPGLIVNAVVAKQGGKTPFIGGSNEVVVDLPAVSGTHDVSITAQGPVMLNSVVAPDAVTLSSATGVILDMNQEANDILAQSVTLIADGAVGQITDPIEMTVERFSANTTDGDIFLSQGIVGTATSVVAGGANNDVVVKSAAETLRIKVIAAQGNVTVRNAVGSLLDDNGGAVNISGQVVDLSGATGIGTTGDPLETTAVDLVATVTDSAAPIFIAETNGLNSVAAKTNAGDVTITFTGGPLQYTASTEVLSASGAAVTFETTSGNVKLDVVDAGAGDVMVTAPGAITDDTSDSLLDLRGGTVTLLAGTGIGALGNEIDTEVATLIATTTSGGVFIRETNALSLTASTLGGDIDVRTATADMTLGQVSATGLVTLHAGGAILDGNANTDNVSADTLDLVASSGIGTVGDGLETSVNDLTASGGAGGGLFLSNNKTLTLTSASATGGNVSVAAAGNLTLAGALTATGQDVVLSAIGELIDMNVVGDDITANLATLNAAKIGVSGDKIETRLTGITAATTSGGIFVSNTGTNLALVATALGQSANIDINTTGDIVLDTATAQGDTVKLRAGGAITDGNDPPPPTQVNITAKTLDIAAPGGIATTFNPLEVDVDQVATVDGGTNGASVTNAGPLLLTEAAIQSAGVGTLAFDAESITIEDIGDDMATLAANRSLELRTQTGDIVFLDSADTIETNGVGTITIQAGMITGSGGVAVLGNLKTAGGDILVTADKHITIGQLDAGSGDVTVQSLSGIILDGNGATINVIAGTTTLVGAAPTAREAELHEEFKIAEAAAASAEAAAKETSAEAFGSGSEIVAAATVQAQAAVNSAITLVATKQAIYDPLNQTASDLEIAIEVSSGIAFGLDIGATAAETAAAVAQVIPLTGDGGAATVASVIIIASKVADAAVLAETIAKDKIDTKKGNAETALTEAKGELAAARSTLTLATQTRNAFQESFSIADASAIKAGIVRDASARVRDQAVLARDQANVIGTFADPLGLQITGVINVTAGPTDSYLQVVGDTAVDLIQATGSVTLISTGVISDADAGGGADITGLGLTTIAVGGIGTAADPLETRVDTLNASNTTGGDIAIANTVGAPAALDITGISNVGGGDVIISNQGSTAAGQGITISGPVSAAGAGAGVTIDSGSPLTVAADVSAAGPVTLTAAETAGAGDDLTVNAGVTIESTGASVLLRAGDNINVASTATIKAVTDITITANFNDDAADTAGAEVVVAGSLIAPSALINVDPAADDDDTFIITPSVSTPITVDAEDGSDTLNFVADGLAVTILGNTITAAGRAAVTFNNFEFVNILNSGGDGSVTLLTAPGDADVMVLTGTGQGAGTFTLNGGIPISFSGTTSFTFNAGDMDDAITVSPFATSVLPWNVAVTIDGGAGTDRITYNNVVGLFDHTIVTATAPGAGHIDSPGVTSALNSQLVSFTNVEDITANANPGEDESLTVNHRDTSAVDTTSLLFDPAPGGDDLQLDGLFDMVIDTDNYVGLTINGRGGDDTFNVTPGPIPVRIDGGDPVGSTAGDLINFTPSSVFIIEPGPENDEGGFNAIGSQRVSWDHIEEISVTGGGPSVFLGTNGDDDITIIARDSSTHAAADGVQDFTVSLNNGPSILYLDSPVFFVDALGGDDDVVVREAAPNGAAWNVQLFVAQGTPGMPTGDQGDVFALETPGTQTVDFTPNPASFTIPTLPAGVTLTIPSPSGVDTAIVNDATNTSVISLTPFNLSVPLANFVFTSSPGGVDTILYNGLGGGDALTMHGSAFDDTFIINPSNGGSGSFRSDLSPTFDFTGADAITATGGSGGSDEVIVEGTNSNDVITASAATRMVTVTDSTGTTLNPVVLGAGIDIATIEAKKGDDLILASPDPVGGATVQFNIHGDLPNASDRLVVEDQGIGNTVQHHQGTDGRSGSVIVGAWPPVSYEGIEYIDILPLDDDSSSPTFGGTGSDGLGRIVVFHPDPFSQNNSFRNPTELPDLAQHTAKPNISPGGLADPFGPGFDLPGDVDWYRFIAPKTGTFRFDVLFDTVGTLANGQPGLPGDGLLRVDMFESDGTAIVRLPTETDANMQTIGVEEGLSYLLRVQGQTVDSINLYDINVVDLDLLGPQVFDPDGPGPLHAVQITDNPTYNLFDVKPISQGPTPLVHSLTVNIQDLPIRFPGFVYGALDADVSSAVGHYQVVGDHNGIVAISKVIVRNAPAVQGELATATIEIQFEQPLPDDRFTLTISDSVVDPGGNKLDGEGNAQEPQGTPAFPTGDTIAGGDFVARFTVDSRAEIGVAALGSVYVDTNGNNLFDPEAVNSDDTNEDIVYKLGFQTDNTFAGNFAAPGDVADGFDKLGSYGQVAGQYRWLIDTNNNGVADLVIADPAQVNGRPVAGNFDGNVANGDDVGLKDGTIWYLDTSHDFQVDTTLNGDMVGLPIVGDFDGDGIDDLGAWADDVFSLDLSADGIDGFTDQQFTFGFPGVREIPIAADFNGDGLDDIGLWNPDGGGVAPGEQSDWMILLSQPASNVQLDTGVFNGVDSISSANPQGTFLADDFVPVDPSQEYHLSGQARSGDGAGGQFEANNRQYFGFASYDSDQLQIVPFHVNRFANAADTQLAAPLNPGDTQIVLQDASGWANAGAAHHRSLAWYGYTNSDGYTYPDYTYTRNVASNLTTGLWSAGGIAGNVITLNQPWAGPAIPAGMAVRNTMSGGTYSYAALSYQSVPEQWTEYGATLSGSGMGLTQFRPGTAFIKPVMLTNFVAGSTNLINWRNVEVSVSTAAVPVTDRIVPNPQGAGNVIDFTPEPFGPDLYASYGDAFALPVVGNFDPPVVPASGSIDPVVVVGLNATNAVDAYDVDGSGTVEPRDALAVINYLNRHGSGAYGEGVQVEASGIQQSFGSMPDVNGDGRVEPQDALRVINRLNRLSRDAALQGEIAAGLSARVTAEDKDASLQAGDELAVLDASTRKLTQSDTEEVFSQWPADLAFDSESDEDEEDDLEQLVDLIALGL; this comes from the coding sequence ATGAAAAATAATAATCGTCGAAGAAATCGTATTCATTTGTCCAGTGCTGAGAAGCAACGTCGCGCGATTAGGCGTCGGCGGGAATCGAAACTGCGATTCGAAACCTTGGAAGATCGCCGGTTGCTGGCAACGTTTGCCGAGGCAGGTGCGATTCTAAATCTGGAATTAGAAGCCGGCGAATCGGTCGGCATTGTTGCGAATGCGAATACCTATGAACTGACGATCACAGGTGGCACGGGAAATTGGACTGGAAGCAATAGCGGCAATGTCACCGGCGCCGGTAGCAACCCACTCACCGTCACGGCGGCCGGTCAGATCCAGTTTGATACGATCAACATCACAGATGCCGGCACAAACGCGAATACGTCGGTAACATTTGATGGCGGTGTCGGTGATTACACAGATGCCTTCTCCATTGCGCTGACCGACGCCCTCGCCGGCAATATCACCTTCGCGGCCAACAGCAATTTTGATACAGCCGATGGGATCTTAACCGCTCAAACCACCGCTGCCATTACCGTGAATGCCGGCGTAGGTGTGACGCAGACAAACGGAACGTTATCGCTGAGCGCGGGCACCAGCATCACGGCGCCTGGAATTGACAATGGGATAGCAGATATCACGGCACCAACCATTTCACTTGCTGCTGGTGGAACTGCGGCGATTGGCAACAGTGCCGCCAATCGCGTGGAAGTGGATGCTGGAACACTGAACGCAACGACTGTGGGAAATCACATTTGGCTGGCAGACACAGCGGGTGGTGTTGCGCTCGGGAACCTGGATGCTGGCAGTGCGATGATCCTGCTGGACGTCAACGGCCCCATCACCGATGGTAACGGGCCTGCAGTGAACTTGACCGCAGGCAATGGAGTCAACCTGACGACCACCGGGCCTGGTAGCGCAATCGGTACGGTTGGTGATCCGATCGAGACCGCGATCGGGGCGCTCTCGGCGACGACTAACGATGGGGGCATCTTTGTTGCCGATTCAAATGCCCCGGGACTGATCGTCAACGCCGTCGTGGCCAAACAGGGTGGCAAAACTCCGTTCATCGGCGGCAGCAATGAGGTTGTGGTGGACCTTCCAGCGGTCAGCGGTACCCATGACGTTTCCATTACCGCTCAGGGACCCGTCATGCTCAACAGCGTTGTCGCCCCGGACGCGGTGACGCTTAGCTCCGCAACCGGCGTCATTCTGGACATGAACCAGGAAGCGAACGATATCCTTGCCCAAAGCGTGACCCTGATCGCCGATGGTGCGGTCGGCCAAATCACCGACCCGATTGAAATGACGGTCGAGCGTTTCAGTGCCAACACGACCGACGGCGATATTTTCCTTTCGCAAGGAATCGTCGGTACGGCGACATCTGTTGTTGCGGGTGGCGCAAACAATGATGTGGTGGTGAAAAGTGCAGCGGAAACCTTGCGAATCAAGGTCATCGCAGCACAAGGAAACGTCACCGTGCGGAACGCCGTTGGATCTTTATTAGATGACAACGGTGGAGCGGTAAATATCTCCGGACAGGTCGTCGACTTGTCGGGAGCGACCGGCATTGGAACTACCGGTGATCCGCTGGAGACAACCGCTGTCGATCTGGTCGCAACCGTCACGGATTCAGCTGCTCCTATTTTCATCGCGGAGACGAACGGACTCAATTCGGTCGCGGCCAAAACCAACGCTGGCGACGTGACGATCACCTTCACCGGCGGGCCGCTTCAGTATACGGCAAGTACGGAAGTGCTTTCCGCATCCGGCGCAGCTGTGACCTTTGAGACAACGTCCGGAAATGTCAAATTAGACGTCGTCGACGCGGGAGCAGGCGACGTGATGGTCACTGCGCCCGGAGCGATCACAGATGACACTAGCGATAGCTTGCTGGACCTCCGCGGTGGGACGGTCACGCTGCTTGCGGGTACCGGCATCGGTGCTTTGGGAAATGAAATCGACACGGAAGTTGCGACACTGATCGCGACGACCACAAGTGGAGGTGTCTTTATTCGAGAAACCAATGCACTTTCGTTGACTGCTTCGACGCTTGGCGGGGATATTGATGTACGCACCGCGACCGCTGACATGACCCTGGGGCAGGTCTCGGCGACTGGCCTGGTAACTCTGCATGCCGGCGGCGCCATTCTGGACGGAAATGCTAACACCGACAATGTCTCAGCAGACACGCTGGACCTTGTCGCGTCGAGCGGAATTGGAACCGTCGGCGATGGGCTGGAGACGTCGGTCAACGATCTGACGGCCAGCGGAGGCGCGGGCGGAGGGCTATTTCTTAGCAATAACAAAACGTTGACGCTAACTTCGGCGTCGGCAACCGGAGGGAACGTCTCCGTCGCGGCCGCCGGAAACCTGACGCTCGCCGGCGCGTTGACCGCGACCGGTCAGGATGTTGTGTTGTCTGCCATCGGCGAATTGATTGACATGAATGTCGTCGGCGATGATATCACCGCCAACCTCGCCACATTGAATGCGGCCAAAATCGGCGTCTCTGGCGACAAGATTGAAACCCGTCTAACAGGCATTACCGCGGCAACGACATCTGGCGGCATTTTCGTAAGCAACACCGGCACGAATCTTGCGCTAGTCGCGACGGCGCTTGGACAGTCGGCCAATATCGATATCAACACCACGGGCGATATCGTGTTGGATACGGCCACAGCGCAAGGGGACACGGTCAAGCTTCGAGCGGGCGGGGCGATTACCGACGGCAACGATCCTCCGCCGCCCACCCAGGTCAACATCACCGCCAAGACGCTTGATATTGCCGCTCCCGGCGGCATCGCGACGACTTTTAATCCGTTGGAAGTGGACGTGGATCAGGTTGCCACCGTGGACGGCGGAACGAACGGCGCCAGCGTGACCAATGCCGGCCCGCTGTTGCTGACCGAAGCAGCCATCCAATCTGCAGGTGTGGGCACCCTGGCGTTCGATGCCGAGTCGATCACCATTGAAGATATCGGCGACGACATGGCAACGCTGGCAGCTAACCGATCGCTGGAACTGCGCACGCAGACGGGCGATATCGTTTTTCTCGATTCAGCCGACACGATTGAAACCAATGGCGTAGGCACGATCACCATCCAAGCCGGAATGATTACGGGTAGTGGCGGGGTGGCCGTGCTGGGCAATCTAAAGACGGCCGGCGGCGACATCTTGGTCACTGCCGATAAGCACATCACGATCGGGCAACTAGACGCGGGCAGCGGAGATGTCACGGTCCAATCACTTTCCGGAATCATCCTGGATGGCAACGGCGCAACAATCAACGTGATCGCCGGGACGACGACGCTGGTCGGTGCCGCACCGACGGCTCGCGAGGCCGAACTTCACGAAGAGTTCAAAATCGCAGAGGCGGCGGCCGCGAGCGCAGAGGCGGCCGCAAAAGAAACTTCGGCGGAGGCTTTCGGCAGTGGATCGGAAATCGTGGCTGCCGCGACGGTTCAGGCTCAGGCGGCGGTTAATAGTGCGATTACGTTGGTCGCCACCAAGCAAGCCATTTATGACCCACTTAATCAAACTGCGTCGGACTTGGAAATCGCCATCGAGGTATCTTCAGGGATCGCTTTCGGTTTGGATATCGGAGCCACTGCGGCAGAAACAGCCGCCGCAGTAGCCCAAGTCATTCCGCTTACTGGTGACGGAGGGGCGGCAACCGTTGCGTCGGTAATCATTATCGCTTCCAAGGTCGCCGACGCGGCCGTGCTGGCGGAAACGATTGCGAAAGATAAGATTGATACGAAAAAAGGAAATGCGGAGACGGCGCTGACGGAAGCGAAAGGGGAACTTGCCGCAGCTAGATCTACCTTGACATTGGCGACGCAGACTAGAAATGCGTTCCAAGAGTCCTTCTCTATCGCCGATGCATCGGCGATCAAGGCAGGGATTGTTCGTGACGCTTCGGCACGTGTTCGCGACCAGGCAGTCCTGGCCCGCGATCAGGCCAATGTGATTGGCACCTTCGCTGACCCGCTGGGCCTACAGATAACAGGCGTTATTAATGTGACTGCCGGCCCGACCGACAGTTACCTGCAGGTTGTGGGCGACACCGCCGTGGATTTGATTCAGGCTACCGGCAGTGTCACGTTGATTTCGACCGGAGTGATCAGCGATGCCGACGCGGGTGGTGGCGCGGACATCACTGGATTGGGGCTGACAACGATCGCGGTCGGTGGCATCGGGACCGCCGCCGATCCGCTTGAGACTCGCGTCGACACGCTCAACGCCAGCAACACGACCGGGGGCGATATCGCGATTGCCAACACCGTTGGCGCGCCGGCAGCCCTCGACATTACGGGTATCTCGAATGTTGGTGGCGGCGATGTGATTATCTCGAATCAGGGTAGTACCGCCGCTGGGCAAGGTATCACGATCAGTGGTCCAGTTAGTGCGGCCGGAGCTGGAGCAGGAGTCACGATCGATTCCGGTAGCCCGCTGACGGTGGCCGCCGACGTGTCGGCAGCCGGTCCTGTCACACTGACTGCGGCGGAAACCGCAGGGGCCGGCGACGACTTGACTGTCAATGCTGGCGTGACGATCGAATCGACGGGTGCGTCTGTTTTGTTGCGTGCCGGTGACAATATCAACGTTGCCTCGACAGCGACGATCAAGGCCGTTACCGATATCACGATCACCGCCAATTTCAACGACGACGCTGCCGATACAGCGGGTGCGGAAGTGGTTGTCGCTGGATCGCTGATCGCCCCCTCGGCATTGATCAATGTCGACCCAGCGGCCGATGACGATGACACGTTCATCATTACGCCTTCGGTTTCTACTCCGATCACGGTGGATGCCGAAGACGGTAGCGACACACTTAACTTTGTTGCCGATGGCCTAGCCGTCACGATCCTCGGCAACACGATCACGGCCGCTGGCCGAGCCGCGGTGACATTCAATAACTTTGAGTTCGTGAATATTCTGAATTCGGGCGGCGACGGCAGCGTCACGCTGCTGACGGCCCCCGGCGACGCCGACGTGATGGTCCTGACCGGAACCGGTCAGGGAGCGGGCACGTTCACGTTGAATGGAGGCATCCCCATCTCGTTCAGTGGCACGACCAGCTTCACCTTCAACGCTGGCGACATGGACGACGCGATCACCGTGTCCCCGTTCGCTACTTCGGTGTTGCCCTGGAATGTCGCAGTGACCATCGATGGTGGCGCCGGCACCGACCGCATCACGTACAACAACGTGGTGGGATTGTTCGATCATACAATTGTGACGGCAACCGCTCCCGGAGCGGGGCACATCGATTCACCCGGCGTGACGTCGGCGTTGAACAGCCAATTGGTCTCGTTCACAAACGTTGAAGACATCACGGCCAACGCCAATCCCGGTGAAGACGAGAGCCTGACGGTGAACCACCGCGACACCTCGGCTGTCGATACAACCTCGTTGCTCTTCGATCCCGCCCCGGGTGGCGATGATCTCCAGCTTGACGGGTTGTTTGACATGGTCATCGACACGGACAACTACGTTGGCCTAACGATCAACGGCAGGGGAGGCGACGACACCTTCAACGTGACGCCCGGTCCCATTCCTGTACGCATCGATGGCGGCGACCCTGTCGGTTCGACCGCTGGCGATCTGATTAACTTTACGCCTTCTAGCGTCTTCATTATCGAACCTGGTCCGGAAAACGATGAGGGTGGATTTAACGCGATTGGCAGCCAGCGAGTCAGTTGGGACCACATTGAGGAAATCTCTGTCACCGGTGGCGGCCCCAGCGTCTTTCTGGGAACCAATGGTGACGACGACATCACCATCATTGCGCGAGACAGTTCAACCCACGCTGCGGCGGACGGTGTGCAAGACTTTACCGTCAGCCTGAATAACGGGCCGAGCATCCTGTATCTGGACTCCCCGGTCTTCTTCGTCGATGCCCTGGGTGGGGACGATGATGTTGTGGTTCGCGAGGCGGCGCCCAACGGCGCTGCCTGGAATGTGCAACTGTTCGTCGCTCAAGGGACCCCGGGCATGCCGACCGGTGACCAAGGCGACGTGTTCGCTTTGGAAACGCCCGGCACTCAGACCGTTGACTTTACACCTAACCCAGCTTCCTTCACGATCCCCACGCTGCCCGCTGGCGTAACGCTCACCATCCCCTCCCCCTCGGGCGTTGATACGGCCATCGTCAACGATGCTACCAACACGTCTGTAATATCGCTGACGCCATTTAATCTCAGCGTTCCGCTGGCGAATTTCGTCTTCACTTCGTCGCCGGGCGGTGTTGACACGATCCTTTATAACGGTCTGGGCGGTGGGGATGCCCTGACCATGCATGGCAGCGCCTTTGACGACACCTTCATCATTAATCCAAGCAACGGTGGCAGCGGCAGTTTCCGCTCCGACCTCTCTCCTACGTTCGACTTTACTGGCGCCGACGCGATCACCGCGACAGGCGGCAGCGGCGGTTCGGACGAAGTGATTGTTGAGGGAACCAACAGTAACGATGTGATTACGGCATCGGCCGCGACGCGGATGGTGACCGTCACCGATTCCACGGGGACAACGCTGAATCCAGTTGTCCTGGGAGCAGGTATCGATATCGCGACGATCGAAGCCAAAAAGGGAGACGATTTGATCTTGGCGTCGCCTGATCCGGTAGGCGGGGCAACGGTGCAGTTCAACATCCATGGCGACCTGCCCAATGCCAGCGACCGATTGGTTGTCGAGGATCAAGGCATTGGAAACACGGTTCAACACCATCAGGGTACCGATGGGCGAAGTGGTTCGGTGATCGTGGGGGCTTGGCCGCCAGTATCGTACGAAGGTATCGAATACATCGATATCTTGCCGCTTGACGACGACAGTAGCAGTCCGACGTTTGGTGGTACTGGCTCCGATGGACTGGGACGCATCGTTGTGTTCCATCCAGATCCGTTCTCACAAAACAACAGCTTCCGTAATCCCACGGAATTGCCCGACTTGGCCCAGCATACGGCCAAGCCGAACATCAGTCCCGGTGGCTTGGCCGATCCGTTTGGACCGGGCTTTGACTTGCCAGGCGACGTGGACTGGTACCGATTCATCGCTCCGAAGACCGGGACTTTTCGGTTTGACGTGCTGTTCGATACGGTTGGCACTTTAGCAAATGGCCAGCCCGGATTGCCTGGTGACGGATTGCTTCGCGTTGATATGTTTGAAAGCGATGGGACGGCGATCGTTCGCTTGCCTACCGAGACTGACGCAAACATGCAGACGATTGGTGTCGAAGAGGGCCTGAGCTACTTATTGCGTGTGCAGGGGCAGACTGTCGATTCGATCAACTTGTACGACATCAACGTGGTCGATCTGGACTTGTTGGGGCCGCAAGTCTTTGATCCGGACGGGCCAGGTCCTCTGCACGCCGTACAGATCACTGACAATCCGACGTACAACCTCTTTGATGTCAAGCCTATCAGCCAAGGGCCAACGCCACTGGTTCATAGCTTGACCGTCAATATTCAAGATTTGCCGATTCGGTTTCCTGGGTTTGTCTACGGCGCACTAGACGCCGACGTTTCGTCAGCGGTTGGGCATTATCAGGTGGTTGGCGATCACAACGGAATCGTTGCAATCTCGAAGGTGATTGTGCGAAATGCTCCTGCCGTGCAAGGCGAATTAGCGACCGCTACGATTGAAATCCAGTTTGAGCAACCGCTTCCGGACGACCGCTTCACACTCACGATCTCCGATTCGGTTGTGGATCCTGGCGGAAACAAGTTAGACGGTGAAGGAAATGCCCAAGAACCGCAAGGCACGCCAGCCTTCCCGACTGGCGACACCATCGCCGGAGGGGATTTTGTGGCTCGCTTTACTGTCGATAGCCGAGCGGAAATTGGAGTTGCAGCTCTGGGAAGCGTCTACGTCGATACCAACGGCAACAACCTGTTCGATCCCGAAGCGGTGAACAGCGACGATACCAATGAAGACATCGTTTACAAACTGGGCTTCCAGACCGACAACACCTTTGCCGGCAATTTTGCTGCCCCTGGTGATGTGGCTGATGGCTTCGACAAACTGGGCAGCTACGGTCAGGTCGCCGGTCAGTACCGCTGGTTGATCGATACGAATAACAACGGCGTCGCTGATTTGGTGATCGCCGATCCTGCTCAGGTGAATGGTCGGCCGGTGGCTGGTAACTTCGATGGTAACGTTGCTAACGGCGACGACGTCGGATTGAAGGATGGCACGATTTGGTATCTGGACACCAGCCATGATTTCCAGGTCGATACCACGCTCAACGGCGACATGGTTGGCCTACCAATCGTGGGCGACTTCGACGGTGACGGCATCGACGATTTGGGAGCCTGGGCCGATGACGTTTTCTCGCTGGACTTGAGCGCCGACGGGATCGATGGATTTACGGACCAGCAGTTCACGTTTGGCTTCCCCGGAGTTCGCGAGATTCCCATCGCTGCGGACTTCAACGGCGATGGACTGGATGATATCGGATTATGGAATCCCGATGGCGGTGGCGTAGCTCCTGGGGAGCAGTCGGATTGGATGATCCTGCTCAGTCAACCGGCATCGAACGTTCAGTTGGACACAGGCGTCTTTAACGGGGTGGATTCGATTAGTTCGGCCAATCCGCAAGGAACCTTTCTGGCGGACGACTTTGTCCCCGTCGACCCCAGTCAAGAGTATCACCTGTCCGGTCAGGCTCGATCTGGCGACGGAGCGGGTGGCCAATTCGAAGCGAATAACCGCCAGTACTTTGGCTTTGCCAGCTACGATTCCGATCAATTACAAATTGTTCCGTTCCATGTGAATCGGTTTGCCAATGCGGCCGATACGCAGCTAGCCGCACCGCTGAATCCGGGCGATACGCAAATCGTTCTGCAAGATGCGAGCGGCTGGGCCAATGCTGGGGCCGCCCATCATCGCAGTCTTGCCTGGTATGGGTACACCAACAGCGATGGCTATACCTATCCCGACTACACCTACACTCGTAACGTAGCCAGCAATTTGACGACCGGCCTGTGGAGTGCCGGTGGGATTGCGGGGAATGTGATCACGCTGAACCAACCTTGGGCAGGACCTGCGATTCCCGCCGGAATGGCGGTTCGCAATACGATGTCTGGTGGGACGTACAGCTACGCTGCACTTTCCTACCAATCGGTTCCCGAACAGTGGACAGAGTATGGCGCGACGCTGTCGGGCAGCGGTATGGGTCTTACCCAGTTCCGCCCCGGTACAGCCTTTATTAAACCGGTTATGCTGACCAACTTCGTTGCAGGTTCGACCAACCTGATCAACTGGCGAAACGTAGAAGTCAGTGTATCCACCGCGGCAGTGCCGGTCACCGATCGGATTGTTCCGAACCCGCAAGGGGCTGGCAACGTGATCGATTTTACTCCTGAACCGTTTGGCCCTGACTTGTATGCCAGTTACGGAGATGCTTTTGCTTTGCCGGTTGTTGGTAACTTTGATCCGCCCGTCGTTCCGGCGTCGGGCTCGATCGATCCGGTCGTGGTCGTCGGCTTGAACGCCACGAACGCTGTGGATGCTTACGATGTGGATGGCAGCGGGACTGTGGAGCCGAGGGATGCTTTGGCGGTGATCAACTATCTGAATCGTCACGGTAGTGGTGCCTACGGTGAAGGCGTGCAAGTTGAAGCGAGCGGGATCCAACAGAGCTTTGGTTCAATGCCGGACGTCAATGGCGACGGCAGGGTCGAACCTCAAGACGCACTGCGAGTGATCAATCGACTGAACCGTTTGAGCCGCGATGCTGCGTTGCAGGGGGAGATCGCTGCAGGACTTTCGGCGAGGGTGACAGCAGAGGACAAGGACGCTTCGCTGCAAGCCGGCGATGAACTTGCCGTGCTGGATGCCTCGACGCGCAAGTTGACGCAGTCGGACACCGAGGAGGTCTTTTCGCAGTGGCCCGCGGATCTAGCGTTTGACTCTGAATCGGACGAGGATGAAGAAGACGATTTGGAGCAGCTGGTCGATTTGATCGCCCTGGGACTGTAG